In Tsukamurella tyrosinosolvens, the genomic window CTTGATGCGCCTCACCGCCATCGTTACTCTCTAAAACAGAGAGCGACGAGAAGGAGTGCGCACTACATGGCATCGCCGACATCCAGCGCCCAGAGCGCCGACACCCCTGCTGGTGGAATCGAACACCGTTCGAACGACTCGCTCGCGGCGCGGTCCGACCTGACCGCGGTCGAGCAATCCGACAGCTACATCACCGACGTGGCGCTGGGCGCCGCGATCCGCACACGCCGGCAGGCTCTGGGCGTCCGGCAACATGCGCTGGCCAGCATCGTCGAGATCGACGAGCGGGTCTTCTCGCGCATCGAACGCGGCGAGCGACCGGTCCGCGCGACCGAGCTCCCCGAGATCGCGACCGCCCTGGGCACGACGGCGGACCAACTGATGCGCGTGGCACGGGCGATCACGCGGTACCGCGTGACCGAGCCCGAGGACGCTCGCCGGAGCGCACCACCCGAGAACGCTCCCCCGCGCCCCCGCACCTGGGACGAGCTGCACGCCGATGGCGCCTCGCAGGAGGACCTTCTCGCGGACCGGCTCGGGATGAAGTCCGCGCTGCGGCACTACCAGTCCGAGCAGGCCAACAAGGCGAAGATCGACGAAGCCCAGGCCCAGGCGGAGCAGATCGTCGAAGATGCTGCCGCCAAGGCGGAGCGCCTCGACGCCGAGGCTGCAGCCGAGCGAGACCGGATCCAGGCCGACTTCGACCGCGCCCTCGAGGTGATCCGAAGCCGCGACCCGCGGATTCCGAAGCTCCAGACGTTCGGGCAGATCGCCGAGGAAGCGGCCCGCACGATCGAGTACGCGCGCACTCGTCGGCAGACGGATCGCGACCGCCTCGAGGAGCTGACCGCCGAGCAGGCGACGCCAGCCACGATCGCGACCACCCGGGCGATGGCCGACAGCTGGGACGGCATCGAGCAGATCTCCGAGTCCTTCCGCGACTTCGTGCAGGGCATCGATCCGCTGAGCCCGGTCGCCGAGCGCGACCTGCTCCGATTCCTCCTCGATCGCCTCGCCGAGGAAGTGAAGGGCTCCGACCGCGTCCGCCGGCAGCTGGTCTCAGCGACCATCCGGAACTTCGAAGAGGCCGTGCGCGCGGCGTTCTAGTCGCTGCTCGACTTCGCCGGCACTTCGTCGTCGTCTGGAGACTGCGTGTCTTCACGCGCGACTACGAGAACAGGAGCACCCCATGTACGACGTCCACGTCATCGACGTCGATCACCCCCGCGACGCCGCCGGGCAGGTGCGTATGCGCACCGTCGCCGACACGCTCGACACCGAGCAGCTCGCCACCGCGGCCGGCGTCCAATCGTGTGTCGATGCCCTCACGCGTGACGGATCCTGCGCCATGGCGCGCGATCTGGTCCCGGGTAGTCGCCTCTTCCGCAACACTGCGAAGGTCGCCGCGGCTCTGGAAGCGATCGGCGCGCTGGCCACCGACGCAGCCGTGTTCTGGGTCCATGACACCGCGGCCGGCGCGATGCAGGCCCACCGCCTCACCGCAGCGCAGGTCACGGACGAGCTCACCCGTCGCGGCCTCGTGCAGACGCCCCCGCTGGAGAACATCGCGGACACGGTCGCGCAGATCGCCGTGATCGCGGGAGCTCACGCTGTGAGCACCACCGCGGTCCGGGCAGCGCTTCGCGTACTGGGCGCCCTGGACGACAACGCGTGGGCGGCGCCCCCGCGGGTATCGGCGGCGGGCACGCGCATAACGCTCTCGTGGGTACGCCCGCACGGCAACGGCGCCGGGAGGTACAGCTTCACCGTCGGCGCACACGAAGCCATCCTCGCCCGCACACTGGCCGGCGGCTCGACCACGTCTGCGGTCTCGATCGCGCCCGCTGACGTGGACACGGTGTTCTTGCGGGCGTTCGCCGACGGAGTGTTCCCGGAGATCAGCGAAGAGGCCGACCCCGCGGCCTGACCCGGTAGGCACTCCGGCGCCTTCGCGACTGGCGCATCTCGCCACCTTGCTCTACTCTCTATTTTAGAGAGTACGAGTGTGCGTGGCACAGGTAGCCGGCGCACCTGCGAGATTCGACCGGAGGCAAGCGATGTGCACCGAACACCCGGAAACGCGGGTCTACACACTCGACCCCGACGACCAGGGTTACGGCGACGGCTATCGCTTCGCTGCGCACGTCGCAGGCGACGGAGGCTGCTCCACGTCCTGGCACTTCACCGAGAAGGCGGCGAGCATCGAACTGGCCGCCCGCCTCGAGATCATCGCGCGGGCGTGGGACGAGAAGCTCGCATGGCACGCGGCCGGCGACCGTACTCCCGACGGCGGATACGTGCTGCGGGTGGACGGCGAGCACTTCGTCGCCAGCTACCTCGGCGTTGACCCGGCCGTCCACGAACACCACCTCTTCGTCGGATTCGGCGGACGCCACTTCCAGTGGCGCGACCTGGAGACCGGCGTGGTCCGCGCCAGCAACGACGTCTGGAAGCAGGGTTCCATCCCCGACGCCCTTCGACATCAGCTACCTGACAACGCATCGTGGGTCGAGGAGGCGGCAGCGTGACCGACAACAACCCCATCTCAGAGACCACCGCCCGCGTCGGCGAGCACACCGCGACGGTGCGAGTGCTCGACACCGG contains:
- a CDS encoding helix-turn-helix domain-containing protein; this translates as MASPTSSAQSADTPAGGIEHRSNDSLAARSDLTAVEQSDSYITDVALGAAIRTRRQALGVRQHALASIVEIDERVFSRIERGERPVRATELPEIATALGTTADQLMRVARAITRYRVTEPEDARRSAPPENAPPRPRTWDELHADGASQEDLLADRLGMKSALRHYQSEQANKAKIDEAQAQAEQIVEDAAAKAERLDAEAAAERDRIQADFDRALEVIRSRDPRIPKLQTFGQIAEEAARTIEYARTRRQTDRDRLEELTAEQATPATIATTRAMADSWDGIEQISESFRDFVQGIDPLSPVAERDLLRFLLDRLAEEVKGSDRVRRQLVSATIRNFEEAVRAAF